One Nocardia iowensis DNA window includes the following coding sequences:
- a CDS encoding NADH-quinone oxidoreductase subunit A gives MNIEVPTLVLGAVAAAFAVFTIIMAALVGPKRYNRAKLEAYECGIEPTPHAIAGGPGNVTGQRFPVKYYLTAMLFIIFDIEIVFLYPWAVHFDALGLFGLAAMALFIFNVSVAYAYEWRRGGLSWE, from the coding sequence GTGAATATCGAGGTGCCGACTCTTGTATTAGGCGCGGTCGCTGCGGCGTTCGCGGTGTTCACCATCATCATGGCGGCCCTGGTCGGGCCGAAGCGGTACAACCGAGCCAAGCTCGAGGCGTACGAATGCGGTATCGAACCGACCCCGCACGCCATCGCGGGCGGGCCGGGAAACGTGACCGGCCAACGCTTTCCGGTGAAGTACTACCTCACCGCCATGCTGTTCATCATCTTCGACATCGAGATCGTGTTCCTCTACCCGTGGGCAGTCCACTTCGATGCGCTCGGTCTCTTCGGTCTCGCCGCGATGGCGCTGTTCATCTTCAACGTCTCCGTGGCCTACGCCTACGAATGGCGACGCGGTGGCCTCAGTTGGGAGTGA
- a CDS encoding NuoB/complex I 20 kDa subunit family protein, producing the protein MGLEEKLPSGFLLSTVEDFAGYLRKGSLWPATFGLACCAIEMMATGAGRFDIARFGMEAFRASPRQADLMIVAGRVSNKMAPVLRQVYDQMTEPKWVLAMGVCASSGGMFNNYAIVQGVDHVVPVDIYLPGCPPRPEMLLNAILALHAKIQEMPLGVNREEAVRAAEAAALASTPTIRMEGLLR; encoded by the coding sequence ATGGGGCTAGAGGAAAAACTGCCCAGTGGCTTTCTGCTGAGCACGGTCGAAGATTTCGCCGGATATTTGCGTAAGGGCTCGCTGTGGCCCGCCACCTTCGGTCTGGCCTGCTGCGCCATCGAGATGATGGCCACCGGCGCAGGCCGTTTCGACATCGCCCGCTTCGGCATGGAGGCGTTCCGCGCCTCGCCGCGGCAGGCCGATCTGATGATCGTCGCGGGCCGGGTCAGCAACAAGATGGCACCGGTGCTGCGGCAGGTCTACGACCAGATGACCGAACCGAAATGGGTGCTCGCCATGGGCGTGTGCGCGTCCTCGGGCGGCATGTTCAACAACTACGCCATCGTGCAGGGCGTCGACCATGTGGTGCCGGTCGACATCTACCTGCCCGGCTGCCCGCCGCGGCCGGAGATGCTGTTGAACGCGATCCTGGCACTGCACGCAAAGATTCAGGAGATGCCGCTGGGCGTCAATCGCGAAGAGGCCGTCCGCGCCGCCGAAGCGGCGGCACTGGCCTCCACACCGACCATCCGAATGGAGGGTCTGCTGCGATGA